In Lotus japonicus ecotype B-129 chromosome 5, LjGifu_v1.2, one genomic interval encodes:
- the LOC130720437 gene encoding F-box/FBD/LRR-repeat protein At1g13570-like has product MRREQSQSPCLTDAEPDIISFLPGHVIDHILSLLPIREAVRTSVLASKWRYKWATLPNLVFDNQCVSVTSEDHLVIKKKLLRVIDHVLLLHSGSINKFKLSHRDLIAVTDIDRWILHVCRRSVKELVLEVWKGQRYLIHSCIFSCQSLNHLELFNCWLKPPSTFKGFRNLKSLDLQHVTLTQDVFENLISRCPLLERLTLMNFDGFSHLNISAPKLQFFDIGGKFDDISFENTFQLAVVSIGLYVSFENNERLLGGASNLLKFFVHLPCVKRLEVQSYFLKYLTIGFVPEKLPRPCIDLTYLSIRMNFYDVKEISGALCLLRSSPNLQELEILTRSEEPNVLLAQPYCWEDFYLNFPVMQLRHVRIDGVSDFKAELDFISFLLLYSPVLERMTVKPINLELGLMKELMKELMRFKRASARAELIFLES; this is encoded by the exons ATG cggagagAACAATCCCAGTCTCCTTGCCTAACAGATGCGGAGCCAGATATAATAAGTTTCTTACCAGGTCATGTAATAGACCACATTCTCTCACTTTTGCCAATTAGGGAGGCGGTGAGGACGAGTGTATTGGCTAGCAAATGGAGGTACAAGTGGGCCACTTTACCAAATCTGGTGTTCGATAACCAATGTGTCTCTGTGACTTCCGAAGACCATTTAGTTATCAAGAAGAAGCTCTTGAGAGTTATTGATCATGTACTTTTACTTCATTCGGGCTCAATCAACAAGTTCAAGCTCTCCCATCGTGATCTCATTGCTGTGACTGATATTGATCGGTGGATTCTTCATGTGTGCAGAAGGTCTGTTAAGGAGCtagttctggaagtctggaaaGGGCAACGCTATCTGATACACTCTTGCATATTTTCTTGCCAAAGTCTAAATCATTTAGAATTATTTAATTGTTGGCTTAAACCGCCATCAACGTTTAAAGGATTCAGAAACTTGAAGAGTCTTGATCTGCAACATGTTACCTTGACTCAAGatgtttttgaaaatttgatatcCAGATGCCCTCTGCTTGAACGGTTGACATTGATGAACTTTGATGGTTTTAGTCATCTTAATATCAGTGCGCCAAAACTCCAGTTTTTTGACATCGGAGGTAAATTTGATGATATTAGCTTTGAGAACACTTTCCAGTTAGCTGTGGTATCCATTGGTTTGTATGTGAGCTTTGAAAACAATGAAAGATTGCTTGGAGGTGCTAGCAATTTGCTCAAGTTTTTTGTTCATCTACCTTGTGTGAAAAGGCTAGAGGTTCAGAGCTACTTTCTGAAG TATTTGACAATAGGGTTTGTGCCGGAGAAGCTTCCTAGACCTTGCATTGATCTGACTTATCTCTCCATACGCATGAACTTCTATGATGTGAAGGAAATTTCAGGTGCTCTTTGCCTATTAAGAAGCTCACCTAATCTACAAGAACTAGAAATATTG ACTCGATCTGAGGAGCCGAATGTTCTGTTAGCACAACCCTATTGCTGGGAAGATTTCTATTTGAATTTCCCAGTCATGCAACTGCGACATGTGAGGATAGATGGCGTGTCTGATTTCAAGGCTGAATTAGATTTTATCAGCTTCCTCTTACTGTATTCTCCTGTGTTAGAAAGGATGACTGTGAAGCCTATAAACCTCGAGCTAGGGTTGATGAAAGAGCTGATGAAAGAACTAATGCGGTTCAAGAGAGCCTCAGCTCGAGCTGAACTTATTTTCCTAGAATCTTGa
- the LOC130720222 gene encoding protein DETOXIFICATION 33-like: MAVDTPLLDNNNSSTHSDEDEKPLSLVRRFGSESKKLWKIAGPAILTMLCQYSLGTFTLIFAGHVGELDLAAFAVENTCIAGFAFGIMLGMGSALETLCGQAFGAGQTRMLGVYLQRSWVILFTTALILVPVYVWSPPILRLMGQTTEISKAAGRFALWMLPQLFAYAFNFPIQKFLQSQRKVHVMLRIAATVLVLHIFFSWLLILKLGWGLIGAAITLNTSWWLIVIAQFSYIVITKSDGAWSGFSWLAFADLFGFVKLSLASAVMLCLEIWYLMILVVITGRLTNPLIPVDAISICMTLNGLDGMIAIGFNAGISVRVSNELGAGNFRAVRFAVWVVSITSVSIGVLAMILVLSTRDYFPHLFTTSDAVAKETTKLAALLSVTVLLNSLQPILSGVAVGAGWQSLIAYINIGCYYIIGLPAGILLGFTFHFGAEGIWSGLIGGVVLQTIILIIVTSVTNWKKEAEQAEGRVKKWGGSIAYEQ; the protein is encoded by the exons ATGGCTGTGGACACTCCGCTACTAGATAACAACAACAGCAGCACGCATAGTGATGAGGACGAGAAGCCACTGAGCTTGGTTCGCAGATTCGGGTCCGAGTCGAAGAAGCTGTGGAAGATAGCAGGTCCTGCAATTTTAACAATGTTGTGTCAGTACTCACTTGGCACATTCACCCTCATATTTGCAGGCCATGTGGGAGAGCTCGATCTTGCAGCATTTGCTGTTGAAAACACTTGCATTGCTGGCTTCGCCTTTGGAATCATG TTGGGTATGGGGAGTGCCTTGGAGACTCTCTGTGGACAAGCATTCGGTGCGGGTCAGACCAGGATGTTGGGGGTGTACTTGCAAAGATCATGGGTCATCTTATTTACTACTGCCTTGATTTTGGTCCCTGTATATGTTTGGTCACCTCCCATCTTGAGGCTCATGGGACAAACTACTGAGATCTCAAAAGCTGCTG gaagATTTGCTTTGTGGATGTTACCACAGTTGTTTGCATATGCTTTCAATTTTCCAATCCAGAAGTTCTTACAGTCACAGAGGAAAGTCCATGTGATGTTACGGATAGCAGCAACTGTCCTGGTGCTACATATATTTTTCAGTTGGCTCCTAATACTGAAACTTGGGTGGGGCTTAATTGGAGCAGCAATTACTCTCAACACATCATGGTGGCTGATTGTCATTGCACAATTTTCGTACATTGTGATCACAAAATCAGATGGTGCTTGGAGTGGATTCTCATGGCTAGCATTTGCAGACTTGTTTGGTTTCGTGAAACTTTCTTTGGCTTCAGCTGTCATGTTATG CTTGGAGATTTGGTACTTGATGATCCTGGTGGTGATAACAGGACGTTTGACAAACCCTCTAATACCTGTTGATGCCATATCTATCTG TATGACCCTCAATGGCTTGGATGGCATGATTGCAATAGGGTTCAATGCAGGAATAAG TGTGAGAGTATCAAATGAACTAGGGGCTGGTAATTTCCGGGCTGTGAGGTTTGCGGTGTGGGTAGTTTCCATCACATCAGTATCCATAGGTGTTCTTGCCATGATTTTAGTTCTTTCAACAAGGGATTACTTTCCTCACTTGTTTACCACAAGTGATGCAGTTGCCAAGGAAACAACTAAGCTTGCTGCTTTGCTTAGTGTCACGGTGCTTCTCAACAGCCTTCAACCAATCTTATCTG GTGTTGCTGTTGGAGCTGGGTGGCAATCTCTTATAGCATACATCAACATTGGGTGCTACTATATTATTGGATTACCAGCAGGGATATTGTTGGGATTCACATTTCATTTTGGAGCAGAG GGTATTTGGTCAGGGTTGATTGGAGGTGTAGTTCTGCAGACCATAATCCTTATAATCGTCACTTCAGTCACCAATTGGAAGAAGGAG GCTGAACAAGCAGAGGGTCGCGTGAAGAAATGGGGAGGATCAATTGCTTATGAACAATGA
- the LOC130720223 gene encoding protein DETOXIFICATION 33 codes for METPLLDNNNSNRLSDEDEKPLSLVRRFGIESKKLWKIAGPAILTMLCQYSLGAFTLTFVGHVGELDLAAVSVENSCIAGFSFGVMLGMGSALETLCGQAFGAGQSRMLGVYMQRSWVILFTTALILVPVYVWSPPILRVIGQTTEISEAAGKFALWMLPQLFAYAFNFPMQKFLQSQRKVQVMLWISATVLVLHIFFSWLLILKLGWGLTGAAITLNASWWLIVIAQFLYIVITKSDGAWSGFSWLAFSDLYGFVKLSLASAVMLCLEFWYLMVLVVITGRLTNPLIPVDAISICMNINGWDAMIAIGFNAGISVRVSNELGAGNFRAARFAVWVVSITSVFIGVLAMILVLSTRDFFPHLFTTSDAVAKETTKLAALLGATVLLNSLQPVLSGVAVGAGWQALVAYINIGCYYIIGLPAGILLGFTFHFGAEGIWSGMIGGTVLQTIILIIVTSVTNWKKEAEQAEGRMKRWGGSIANEQ; via the exons ATGGAAACTCCACTACTAGATAATAACAACAGCAACAGGCTTAGTGATGAGGATGAGAAGCCACTGAGCTTGGTTCGGAGATTCGGGATCGAGTCCAAGAAGTTGTGGAAGATAGCAGGTCCTGCAATTTTAACAATGTTGTGTCAGTACTCGCTTGGTGCATTCACCCTCACATTTGTAGGCCATGTGGGAGAGCTCGATCTTGCAGCAGTTTCTGTTGAAAACTCTTGCATTGCTGGCTTCTCCTTTGGAGTCATG TTGGGTATGGGGAGTGCCTTGGAGACTCTCTGTGGACAAGCATTCGGTGCGGGTCAGAGCAGGATGTTGGGGGTGTACATGCAAAGATCATGGGTCATCTTATTTACTACTGCCTTGATTTTGGTCCCTGTATATGTTTGGTCACCTCCCATCTTGAGGGTCATTGGACAAACTACTGAAATCTCAGAAGCTGCTG GAAAATTTGCTTTGTGGATGTTACCACAGTTGTTTGCATATGCTTTCAACTTTCCAATGCAGAAGTTCTTACAGTCACAGAGGAAAGTCCAAGTGATGTTATGGATATCAGCAACTGTCCTGGTGCTACATATATTTTTCAGTTGGCTCCTAATACTGAAACTTGGGTGGGGCTTAACTGGAGCAGCAATTACTCTTAACGCATCATGGTGGCTGATTGTCATTGCACAATTTTTGTACATTGTGATCACAAAATCAGATGGTGCTTGGAGTGGATTCTCATGGCTAGCATTTTCAGACTTGTATGGTTTTGTGAAACTTTCTTTGGCTTCAGCTGTCATGTTATG CTTGGAGTTTTGGTACTTGATGGTCCTGGTGGTGATAACAGGGCGTTTGACAAACCCTCTAATACCTGTTGATGCCATATCTATCTG TATGAACATCAATGGCTGGGATGCCATGATTGCAATAGGGTTCAATGCAGGAATAAG TGTGAGAGTATCAAATGAACTAGGGGCTGGTAATTTCCGGGCTGCGAGGTTTGCGGTGTGGGTGGTTTCCATCACATCAGTCTTCATAGGTGTTCTTGCTATGATTTTAGTTCTTTCAACAAGGGATTTCTTTCCTCACTTGTTTACCACAAGTGATGCAGTTGCCAAGGAAACAACAAAGCTTGCTGCTTTGCTTGGTGCCACAGTGCTTCTTAACAGCCTTCAACCAGTCTTATCTG GTGTTGCTGTTGGAGCTGGGTGGCAAGCTCTTGTAGCATACATCAACATTGGGTGCTACTATATTATTGGATTACCAGCAGGGATATTGTTGGGATTCACATTTCATTTTGGAGCAGAG GGTATTTGGTCAGGGATGATTGGTGGTACAGTTCTGCAGACCATAATCCTTATAATCGTTACTTCAGTAACGAACTGGAAGAAGGAG GCTGAACAAGCAGAGGGTCGCATGAAGAGATGGGGAGGATCAATTGCTAATGAACAATGA
- the LOC130720338 gene encoding 30S ribosomal protein S9, chloroplastic: protein MAVSLSTLTATLSSLSFSSNISHNPQTLTYARTTQPLSLSRVPKTPSLTVSAAAPVEPETENLMKYVKSRLPGGFAAQTTIGTGRRKSAIARVVLQEGTGKFIINYRDAKEYLQGNPLWLQYIKVPLVTLGYETSYDVFVKAEGGGLSGQAQAISLGIARALLKVSEDHRVPLRQEGLLTRDSRVVERKKAGLKKARKAPQFSKR from the exons ATGGCGGTTTCGCTATCCACTCTCACTGCAACACTCTCTTCactctccttctcctccaacATTTCTCACAACCCACAAACCCTTACCTATGCCAGAACCACCCAACCCCTTTCCCTCTCGCGCGTCCCCAAAACCCCCTCCCTCACCGTCTCCGCCGCTGCTCCGGTGGAGCCCGAAACCGAAAACCTCATGAAGTACGTCAAATCCAGGCTTCCTGGTGGATTCGCTGCTCAAACTACCATCGGCACTGGTCGCCGGAAGAGCGCCATCGCTCGCGTTGTTCTCCAGGAAGGTACCGGCAAGTTCATCATCAATTACCGTGACGCCAAG GAATATCTTCAGGGAAATCCGTTGTGGCTTCAGTACATTAAGGTACCCTTGGTAACTCTGGGATATGAAACTAGTTATGATGTGTTTGTCAAAGCTGAGGGTGGTGGCCTCTCTGGTCAGGCTCAGGCAATTTCCCTTGGCATTGCTCGAGCCTTGCTAAAGGTAAGCGAAGATCATAGAGTACCTTTGAGACAGGAAGGGCTTCTAACCAGAGATTCTAGAGTGGTTGAGAGGAAGAAAGCTGGTCTCAAGAAAGCTCGTAAAGCCCCTCAGTTTTCCAAACGTTGA
- the LOC130720447 gene encoding probable hexosyltransferase MUCI70: MFHNNNSLSVSIPVSDDEPDELGRMRVRARRKRKKLTHRRFLRKLLVRYWMLLIIIPTACLLFFEASRIARKPSFNVNSDIQTRTPVDRSSPPLRKETHSNLNRLDPTTHVVAGVRERCLKLLPPEKLDQLDIPVEEESRLPVGKVLYMSESDLSIPGGNATLSQLRAEDTRFNLFTGNQTFEQRDRSFEVKETMMVHCGFYSENGGFKISDEDRSYMQECKVAVSTCAFGGGDDLYQPIGMSEASLKKVCYVAFWDEITQKAQELVERRIGEDGFIGKWRVVVVRDLPFADQRLNGKIPKMLSHRLFPQAKYSIWVDSKSQFRRDPLGVLEALIWRTDSILAISEHGARSSVYDESKAVVKKNKAKPEEVEVQLNQYRKDGLPEDKRFNGKKALCEASVIVRKHTPITNLLMCTWFNEVVRFTSRDQLSFPYVLWRLNAFKSINMFPVCTRKDLVNSMGHIRKAKPLQS, translated from the exons ATGTTCCACAACAACAATAGCCTCAGCGTCTCGATCCCCGTCTCCGACGACGAACCCGATGAACTGGGTCGGATGCGTGTGCGCGCGCGGCGGAAACGGAAGAAACTCACCCACCGTCGGTTCCTCCGGAAGCTTCTTGTCAGATACTGGATGCTACTCATCATCATCCCCACCGCGTGTTTGCTCTTCTTCGAGGCCTCCAGAATCGCTCGGAAGCCTAGTTTCAATGTCAACTCCGATATACAAACACGCACGCCAGTTGATCGATCTAGTCCCCCATTGAGGAAGGAGACACACAGCAACCTCAATCGCCTTGATCCTACTACCCATGTTGTTGCTGGTGTCAGAGAAC GTTGTTTGAAGCTCCTGCCACCTGAAAAACTTGATCAACTGGATATTCCGGTGGAAGAAGAATCTAGATTGCCTGTTGGTAAAGTTCTATACATGTCAGAGAGTGATCTGTCTATTCCGGGAGGGAATGCTACATTGTCTCAACTGCGTGCTGAAGACACaagatttaatttatttactgGAAATCAAACGTTTGAGCAGAGAGATCGAAGTTTTGAG GTGAAAGAAACAATGATGGTACATTGTGGGTTCTACAGTGAGAATGGAGGGTTTAAGATATCTGATGAAGATCGAAGTTACATGCAAGAATGCAAAGTTGCGGTATCTACTTGTGCGTTTGGTGGCGGTGATGATCTCTATCAACCAATTGGAATGTCTGAGGCTTCGCTGAAGAAG GTTTGCTATGTAGCATTCTGGGATGAAATCACCCAAAAAGCGCAGGAATTAGTGGAGCGCAGAATTGGCGAAGATGGATTTATTGGAAAATGGCGTGTTGTTGTCGTCCGGGATCTTCCTTTTGCTGATCAAAGGCTGAATGGTAAAATCCCCAAG ATGTTAAGCCATCGTCTTTTTCCTCAAGCAAAATACTCTATTTGGGTAGACTCCAAGTCCCAATTTCGGAGGGATCCATTAGGTGTGCTAGAAGCACTCATTTGGCGCACAGATTCTATACTGGCCATATCAGAACATGGAGCTCGTAGTAGTGTCTATGATGAGTCCAAGGCTGTTGTCAAGAAAAACAAAGCCAAGCCGGAGGAAGTTGAAGTGCAACTGAATCAATACAGAAAAGATGGCTTGCCTGAAGACAAGAGATTTAATGGAAAGAAAG CTCTATGTGAAGCCTCTGTTATCGTGAGGAAGCATACACCAATAACTAATCTATTGATGTGCACCTGGTTCAATGAGGTGGTTCGCTTCACTTCTAGGGATCAGCTCAGCTTCCCATATGTCTTGTGGCGTCTGAACGCATTCAAAAGCATCAATATGTTCCCTGTCTGCACCCGCAAGGATCTTGTCAATAGCATGGGCCATATCCGAAAGGCCAAACCACTGCAAAGCTGA